The Melanotaenia boesemani isolate fMelBoe1 chromosome 3, fMelBoe1.pri, whole genome shotgun sequence genome contains the following window.
TGTGCTGCCTGAAAGATGCACAAATCCACAAGTCAGAGATTTGAAAAATCATACAAGCTGCCAATGTGTAGTAAACTAGTggcttttgttttctaaattctTATTTAGGTCCAGAAAAGACCTAAATAAGACCTACCTTCAAAGAATGAAAATCACAAACATTATCATGCTAAAAAATATTGCATGTGTTATTTAAGTGAAACTGAACCGGTGCCATGATGAGAACATATTCCTATGTGATCAGCTGTCTCTGACAGTAGTACCATTTTACTGAGTgcctttaaaattatttttatacctGATGTCCTCTTCAATCTTAGCCTGGGCTTCCAAATCAAAAGGATCAGCAGTCAGGAGTCTGATTCTCTCTTGATCCCTTTTGGCTCGATCCTGCTGTTGCTCCAGCAGCACTTTGGTgaatttttctaaaagaaacGCAGAGAAACCAGTGTGactgattaaattaaatgaccATTAATACAAACTGGGGCATAagacatctgtgtttttttttttgtgttttggtttacCTAAATCTCCGCTAAGCAAAGCCTCAGCAAGTGGAGGGTTTCTCTCCTTGAGTAGTGAAAGTTCATGCGGATTTGATAATAGCATCTGCTGAAGTAAGGCAGGGTCGTCCAGGCCCTGGGGAGAGGAGCCACGAAAGGCCATTGGCGTGGAAGGCTGTGCGGCACGCTGCTGCTGTGGAGCCTGTTGCTGCGGCTTTATGGCACCATGCTGACTAGTTGAAGAAGAGGTGCCCGGGACTGCGATGGAACGAAAGTCAATTTGGGGCAGACCTGAGGATCAAGGATGATAAGGGTGACAAGTTACCATACTGAATTTGCAAAGACCTGCCTTGTTTAACTTGATACTTTCTGGAAACTGCACTTCCTGCAATTCCTCATACTTTTGACGACTTATCCAACCaatgacatgtaaaaaaaataaataaattctaccTCACTTACTCAACTTGTTAGTCGCTATTGtcatcaaataataaaaaattgaaAACATTACCTGGAAAGGCTGGCTGAGTTGGTGGTGGCCTTCTGTCAGCTTGTCGGAGAACCACCACATCCCCATCCTTTACACCGTAAGTCCCCAAGGCACGAGTGGGGTCTTTTAGGGGCTGGTCTACATATGTAATCTGGATACAGAAATGTTCagaataattaaacaataaagCAAAAGAAGATTCACTAATTcttaccacttttttttttacatgtggaTATAATTATACAGCTATCCAGATATGCCACATTTCTGTAAACCAAATGATAAAATCTTACTGAATAACTTAACTGGCTAGAACCTGATATAAAGATAAAGTTACCTTTGGCTCCAGTCCTAGATGCTTTTATATCATTGCTATCTACTTTATCTGTGCCAGGgtgttgactttttttatttcactttctttttccagAGCATCCACTCAAGCAGTTTATACCCTTGAAACTTATCTGAGCTTCTCAAAACTTGCAGTTTGTCATGTTTGCCATGAAATTACTTTTAATGGCTTCAGTGTGCCTCTacatcttcttttatttattgaataaaaatTTCTGCATAAAATTATTAGTTTCTGACAACATTTCTGCCGGCCAGCTTGCATGGCCTAAATCTGGACCTACCTAGGATATGTCTTGTATAAATATCAAATAAGCAATTAAATGCAATAATAATGGCTACATAAGAAAGTACATTCAGATGCCTATTTTCTAAGACAGCAGTAATATACTCTATTACTGTTGTCTTAGAAAACAGGCTTCCATTGGGATGTCAGTAGAAGTTACTCCAAATAATAACAGGGCTACAATGAATGACTTGTAATTACTGACTGATTTGCTCATCACACTTCTGTTTTGTCAAGATCTTGTAGATACACTGTGTTAGAGGAGAACACAGTGTAATgccaacaaatgtttttttttcaaccagcAGAATTTGCACAAAAGCAGCAATTCCACAAAACTCAggggctgaaaaagaaaacatttaacattttaaaactgaaaaaattgaTCAGCAAGTtgtaaaaagattaattttaaatacTGTGTGCTTTTTAGTCCTTACCAAACATAAACTGGTGACTTTAAAACTAGAATTTTTAATCATAAAGTCgttattatttatatatctgtatctttaaaatgacatttaatggcagaatatttatttggttttgctTTACTTCAGTTTACAGACTTCCTAATAACTTAGCCCTTAAAGGAAGTTATGTGATGGTCAACAATGAAGATGAAAAAGCACTTTGTTGCTTTATATTTACAGGATCACCTGTTATTAAATATTCCTGTTGTTGCTTACTCCACATGAAAAGGGccagaaaggaaaagctgcatTCTGCTGTTGcatcaaaaataaatgacataatttaaactaaaaaatatattttaaatatgaatttagTAAAAATGAGAATTTAGTTAAACATACCTGAGATTATGAGAACATCTTATACATACTTCATGTTTCAAAgtaattattctgtttattaTAGTCTCTAATCTAAACTATACTTCTTTATTTGGTTATCATGCCGACTAGAAGTTTTCCACAAGTCTGGCTTTCAGTTACCATTTTTCACAACAATCTTAGTATTTGTTATTAAACGTATGAGACATAAATGGGAAAATATTGACATGTTTCGCAACAGCTCAAACCACAAGTTCCGATTCATGCTAGCAATCCAGCTAGCTACGTTAGCTGTTAGCTACGTTAACCCCTGGCTACATCTATCTCGGGTCTTGCCTGAATTTCCCCAGCTGGGATTCCTGACTCCAGTTCACAAAGTGCTACAAAGTCTCGCAGCTCCAGCTCCGGGGACACATCGAGGGCAAATGTAGTTTCTGGGCGATCCCTCGGCGCGCAGAAAACGGTGACCAGCATCGCTTTTTTGAGGCAGGATCACTGGGCAAACCCTATGTAACAGAATGCGGTTAATGTAGTTTCTTGTGTCACAGAGGAAAGCAGGTTGAGTACTTGTTCTTTCTACTAATTTTACATTAGACACCCTGTCAAAAAGTGTATCAAAAGCGAAACCTCGATTACACCGAAAGTCATCGACTGCTTTGGACTTACTAGGTAAACGGCTGAAGTGACAGTTTCTcttccaacaaaaacaaaataactaagGCTCAGTAGTGCCGCATCTTATTCAGCTTGTTTTTCGTTTTTCGACATGTCGCATTTCAAGTCGCAAACACGttcctcttttcttcttctgtagcTTTTTTGGGAGTTGGCAAACAACTCAAAGATGTTTTACCGCCACCAATTGGACTGGGGCATGGGGTGCTGTAGGAAATTGTTAAATCAACGAAAAGATTTTCCtgaatgtttattgttttatttggatccccatatatatatatatatatatatatatatatatatatatatatatatatatatatatatatatatatatatatatatacttgacATGTAACATggttacatcatcatcatcatcctcatcattattattatcatcatatCAGTTTGTTTGGTGGAAAGACCAAGCTATAATAAGCATGATTGGATTTCCATTTTGTTAATGCCTATGCCCAGTAGCAACCAAAACACATCACCAATATCTTTTGATGTATATCTGCACTTCTAGAAACTATATTGCATTGACTTTATTACACTACAGTTAAACCATACAATAAAAGactaaatatatttgttttttttttagcattctGAAATCTTGATAAGCCAAACCTAACTACACTAATTACTGTTTGAGTATTTTCAGTCATGTTACTATGCTATTTTACTATAATAATGTATatcttaatgttttaaatgtatagATTGcagaacacttttttttctaaaacaaaaagaaaagttaaatgtCAATTTATTCACAAGTCAGTTGGAGagcattcacatttatttatttacttatcgtTCATTATAAATTACGATGAAAGTTCTATACAAGCCTTATTTAATTTTGATaagttctgtttatttaagGTCTACATGAATTGCTACTTCTTctaaaacaaaagaactcaTGAACTGAAAATGAAGTTAGTTTAGAAATGTTGTTAATAGTCATGTTGGATAGAAACAAATATGGGCTTAGATATTTATGACCCATCAATCATTTCAGCTTGTTGTTTGTGGCCCATGTTGTTTCATAACATCACACACTTCAAAATTCAGTAAATTACTTATTcctgaaattttttttaagtttaattgttttatgtatcAAATTACATCTCTGTTTTAACTAGTTTCCTGTGTGTGACAATGTTTATGGTTTATAATGTACTTTATAACAGCCTGCCAAAACTTGAGTggaggtgtgtttttttaacatccGTTCTCAAGAGGCGTTCTTGAGTGGTTGTATATCTTGCAGATCTACcatgaatatgtttttttccACCTGCTCTCCTTATGCAAACGAACAATGTCATGTTCTTACCGGCAAACCAGCAAAAAGCTGCACAGTTTCCGCCAGCAAAACCACAGTCTACCTTTTTTCCTGAGAGATGAACAAAAAGCCCAGAAAAAGGGTAACAACCATGCCAAAAATACCTCGTTATATCATTGTATATCAATCTATTTCCTAAAGTAAAAATCCTGTTTTGGCAAAAGTTGCTGCACCATGAAAAAGTAACACTTTTAACAGTCTTGATGTTTCTAAAATGAGTAGCATAGTAGCAAAGATAAATAACAAATGGGGTATTTTCAAACTACAATATTTAATGATTTGTTcattcagaaatggaaaaaccaTTCATAGTATTTCAGAAAACATACACCAACCAGTTGGTTGT
Protein-coding sequences here:
- the ddi2 gene encoding protein DDI1 homolog 2 isoform X2 produces the protein MLVTVFCAPRDRPETTFALDVSPELELRDFVALCELESGIPAGEIQITYVDQPLKDPTRALGTYGVKDGDVVVLRQADRRPPPTQPAFPGLPQIDFRSIAVPGTSSSTSQHGAIKPQQQAPQQQRAAQPSTPMAFRGSSPQGLDDPALLQQMLLSNPHELSLLKERNPPLAEALLSGDLEKFTKVLLEQQQDRAKRDQERIRLLTADPFDLEAQAKIEEDIRQHNVEENMTIAMEEAPESFGQVVMLYINCKVNGHPVKAFVDSGAQMTIMSQACAERCNIMRLVDRRWAGIAKGVGTQKIIGRVHLAQVQIEGDFLPCSFSILEDQPMDMLLGLDMLKRHQCSIDLKKSVLVIGTTGTETRFLSEAELPECARLAYGAEGREDARPEEIADRELAEALQRSIQESGQH